TAAGAAAAGTGAAAACTTTGAACAGATGAAGTAAAAATGGGAGCCTAGGTAGTGACAGGTATAAGTGCTTCTTTCACACGTGGCTGACATGCAAGTAACAAGTTAACACTattatcttgtgagttttcacaACATCAAATAAAAGGGTTAATAAATGTTACCATAGTATGTTGGATAGCCATGTCCAAGACAAACTCAAACTCTTGAGTTGTTTTCCAGAGTGTCCATTTTTCTACAGATGTGTCTCTGCTGCATGCCATCAATAGCACACGTCAACACCTCTTTTGCCACTCCTCACCACTTGGCATGTTCATATTCTCTACAAGAAAACACGTGTAAACAGAAGCCAAGATCATCCTTCACTCGTACAACCAAAATCAAACTGACCTCTTAGTATATGTTTACACCCCCTCACACACTTTGTTCGTagacatcttttgaaaaattatctCTACATTTTCTTCAATAACTCATAACTAGCTTTTGTCTTTGAAAATGGCAACTAATAAAAAATTTACTCCTCAGAAGCAAGACACACAACCTGGCAAAGAACATGTTATGAATCCAACACCTCAATTCACCAGCCCTGATTACAAACCAGCAAATAAGCTTCTAGTATATATATCATCAGTGTCTCTATATATTACTAAATTTATACAATAATTCACTTACTCAatctttttaataataaaaaaaaacaaccaatttaataatattttttgtttttcaggGAAAGGTAGCATTAGTGACTGGGGGTGACTCTGGAATAGGACGTGCAGTATGCAATTTATTTGCATTAGAGGGTGCCACTGTGGTTTTCACATTTGTGAAGGGGCATGAGGAGAAGGACGCAAAGGACACACTTGCTATGATAAAAAGGGCTAAGACTGCAGATGCTAAAGATCCACTGGCTATACCAGCTGACCTCGGTTTTGACGAGGATTGCAAAATAGTGGTTGATGAGGTTATCAAAGCTTATGGAAGAATTGACATTCTTGTCAACAATGCAGCTGAGCAATATGAGTGTGGTTCAGTTGAAGAGATTGATGAACCAAGACTTGAGAGGGTGTTTAGAACTAACATCTTCTCTTATTTCTTCATGACCAGGTAATAAATGTTACAAGTTTTCATCATCTTTAACattaatactttttaaaatatcTCACAAGTATTAAACTTTTTTATAGATTAATGATGATTATTTAACTTTAGTACCCCTTtcaagacaacaacaacaacaactaaaacaACTAAGCCTTAGCCTTATCCTACAAGTGGGATTACCCCATCCAAGACTATTTAAATAATATTGAATGCACTTGTTACTTAAGCTACAAgtttctataattttttatttacattTCAACCAACATTTAAATATGCATGTTTATTAAGTCATTACAGTCTTTAAGCTCTTAATTAGAATTAAATAAAGCAGATATGATTTCATGATTTTGGGTTTGACAAACTATTGTACAATATAGGCATGCCCTGAAGCATATGAAGGAGGGAAGTAGCATTATTAACACAACATCAGTGAATGCATACAAGGGGCACCCAACATTAATTGACTATACGTCTACTAAGGGTGCAATTGTGGCCTTTACAAGGGCACTTTCGCTACAGCTTGTGAGCAAGGGAATAAGAGTGAATGGAGTTGCACCTGGACCTATTTGGACTCCATTAATACCAGCTTCTTTCAAGGAGGAAAAAACTGCTGAGTTTGGTTCTGATGTGCCAATGAAGAGAGCTGGGCAGCCTATTGAGGTTGCTCCTTCCTTTGTGTTTCTTGCTTCCAACCAGTGCTCCTCTTACATAACCGGCCAAGTCCTCCACCCCAATGGTGATACACATATATATGCttcatgttatatttttttacacATTGTATGGTTTTTCTAacatctattttattttacttttcagTATGGTTTTtctaacattttttaattttattaggtGGAACCGTTGTGAATGCATAGGCGGTGCTCTTGATCTATGTGCAATGGTGCTCTTGATCTATGTGCAGTGATCTATGTGCAATGTATTTTGTGGTTTTGCGTATGTAATCTATGTTATGAATGGCTGAACATCAGTCAGTGTAGTATGATGTATATGCAGTACATTTTGCTCTAAAATGTATTAACCTTATCAaataaaatagtatatatatatatactgcatGGAATATGTCTTGTCATAATTAATATTATGGTTGATTGGTTGTAGAATTTCGTGTTTACCTGAGTCTTCATTAGACGTTAATTAATCTTTCCATAAAATTATGGAAATTCAATATACCCTAAAATTAGAAGTTAGAGATGAGAATAAAGAGACAGTGTTATAAAAACATACCTGTGGAATGGTAGGGTGAATTTGAGGGGAGCTTTTCCACTATAAGAGTTGGAGTAACATAATTTGGTGAGGGTTAAAATGAgctaaaataaataattagagaTTCAAGAAAGCTAGCTCATATAGGAGAATCGATTATTTATGACATGCAGAAGTTAATAATGGATAGTGAAATATATGAAATATAATAGCACTTACTAACTTGCATTTGGTATTTTGGGGAGTTCCTGGTCTCATTGATTGACATCATGATCTGTATTCGTATCCGAATTTATAACCTTCAATTTCTGTTCAGGATTGAATAATATTTTTACAGAATAAACTACAGACTTCTGCTTTTTCTTTTTGACTGCAAAAAGACTATTGCATATAACTTTCAATAAGATGAACAATACAATCAGGAATGGAAGTAAACAAAGCAAATAACTGAGTACAAGCTTGATTAGTGAGCTACCCTAACAATAGCGTGAGCTACCACATTACATTGGCTTGTCTAGAATTTCAAAATGCACAAAAATGTTACAAAGAGATACATGTACTATCATACTATTTATTAATCAGATCTCGATCATTGACCTCATTCctaggaaaaataaaaaataaacatcaaGATGAATGCTCAAAACTAATTTCAACACCATTGCCACCAATTCTGGCAATGAAACATTGGAACCCGTTTGACTCCAGTTCAGCAATAACTTTATCAACAATGGTGGTCGATAGCACTGATTTAAGCATGTCAAGGAAGTGAACAAGAAACTGAGATTAGATAACATATAAGGGTAAAAAAATAACTATAAGGGAAACCATCCGCCCTCCTCCAGAGAATCCTGGTTGGTTCTttctaaaagtattttaaaaacccAATTCAATTGAAAATCGATCAGTATTTTATCAGTGTCCAGATTGAAGCCTTTCAGGACAACCCTCTTTTGGCAGAAAGTAgagataagtgccaaaatattaTGATGATTTAAGCTAGAGCAAATATAACAGGCTATGAATGAAGAGTAGACAAGAAATTCTAAAGAAGAAAATCTGAAATATAATGGAAGCATGAGGAAAAGACAATAAGTGAAGAGGATACATGTTGGAAGCAATGTCAGAACACATCCCCCACCACCAGCTCCTGTCAATTTAGAAGCTAACTTGTACTTCAATGTTGTTTGTAGAACAGTTTCTATTGTGGCATGACTAACCCCCATACTCTGGAGCAGACCTTGATTCATTTCCATTAGTTCTTCTACCTTCTCTTCAATCTGGGTAACAGTGAGATGATCTGGTGTAGGTGACTGAAGAACGGTAGTCAATTCTTTGCTGATAGAATCAACTGCACTAAACACAAAAGCCATGGCACCTGGGTGCCTCAGCATTCTCTCCGAAACACCAGCTACCAATGCTTTTGTGTTTCTACCTACTTTCGTGTTGGTAATAAGCATTTTAAGGGGCAAATTTGACTTCATCCGTGTCAAGTTACCAGATTTGAAGCTGATAATGTTACCTGATGATAACAATTATTGAGTGAGTTGCACATTCACAGGAAATAACTAGTGCGTGTAAACAAGTATACAAAAATTATTCCTCCAAAAGAATCAGAATTTGTACAGATATATTTTTCATCAGACCCTATGTCTTAATTGGTCAATTCGTTAATACGCTAGGAAATTCACATTTCTTATTCTGATTTTGGGCATCATACTATACAATTGTATTTGCTATTTAATTAAGGGGACTCAAACTATATAAAATGCATAGTCATGTTCCAGATATGTATGTGTGTGGATAATAGGATGAATTGACAACAGGTATCAAACTTTTAATCTTGCAACTTTAACCATTAAAAGAAGATGGAAGTTTGCAGCATACCATATGAACTGACTGTATTGTCAATTCCAGAGGGCTTTCCATGGATGATCTTCTCACCTTCAAAAGCCCATTTATTTACCAAATCAAGTTCTTTCTCTCCAAAAGATTGCCACCCTTGCTGGCACACATCCACAGAAACAGAATCAGTGACAGAAAGCAAGGCTGCTGCCAGAGAAACACAGAATGCAGCCGAAGAACCCAAGCCCGCAcccaaaggaagttcagaagagATAACCACAGTAGCAGGCTTAAATCTACACAAACAAGGAAACATAATCAAAACCAATCAAACACAAATACAAACACAAACAATGTAATGACACATAAACATCAATTAACAATTTGAGAAAATGAAGCTGATTGTATACTGTTTGACTTTCGATCTGAAGTATTTGTGCTAcataaatcaaaacaacaaaaaagaacatATATGCCTCATCTAAAGATATTTAACTATAGAGTGTAAAGCAAGTAATATTCACTAAACACTTAGACATTCATAACAAAATCATGAGTTCTAGATTCTATGAAGCACAAACACCATAAACACCACACCACACCACCGCTTACACGCTGAcaccaataataatttgaaaaaatgaataaattaaacataaccaCAAGTGTCAGTGTCCAGACACTGACGCTGGCACACTTTTTTTCTGACGTGTCGGTGCTACAGAGATTCTAGTTAACATTACTTTACCGTGTCCACATCAAATGAGCCAATTATATAAACAAAACATTCAAAAAAATAACTGAGCTATATAAGCAAAGAAAAACAATTGAAATGAAGAGTTATAGATTGAAACCCTTGAATAGACAAGTATAACCAAAGAAAAGCAGAAACTCCAGAAGCAAGTCCAATTTTAGCCTCAGGTATACTAAGTTCTTCAACTAAAGCCGCAATCGATTTGGTACTGTCAACAGAGCACGAAGCAGGCGATGAAGATGACAAAGCAACAAAATCAGGAAAAGCTTTTCTAATTCTACTAATCGGCCACGAGAATTCCAAATCCACATCCTTCAGAACAAGTTTCAACGATTCTTCATTATCTATACACCATAACACATAAATCATAAATCAAAATGCATTAAACCGCATAATCATCGATCAATAACGATAAGATTGGGGGAAATGATTGAATGAGGGAGAGAGTGGTTACCGGAAGAAGGAGTGGAGAAGCGGAGAGAGACGTAGGTGTATAAAGCGATGGAAGAAGCGACGGCGGTTGATCCGTGAACAACGGCGTGTTCGCCGGCGAGGATGATTTTACCGGGAGCTCTGGATTTAACCtccattgattgattgattgaagTTTGTGGATCTTGTTGTGATCTATGATGAATCTGTTATTAGTCTCTTTTATATGACATTGTTTAGTGTGATGGAAAACGACGTCGTGGTGTTATGGTGTTGGTTGTTTCGTTGAAATGGCGATGGTATCTTACAACTGTGTCGTCTTGTATATGAAGTCGAAATAATGATCACTGTGAAGTCTCCATTGGAGTTCCATGTGGGATGCGTGgagtttttattaatatatatagaaTGAGTTCTTGGTTGTTTTTGGACTCAACGTGATGcttattttagttttataaatTCTAGAGTGGGAAGTATCTCAGGGGTTCATAATGGACCAATTttttttagagaatttctttattgagcCCCTATGGGGTGACCTCGAGTGAAATTTCAAAGTTGTCCCTGTTTCGGAGATATATTTTCgaagtaaatttttttaaagatttttttcagatttcggaagttcactttcgaaaacaccaaatgggagGTGTTTACGGAtatgcactttcgaaaacaccttttttacatTTTTGGgagttttcggaaatgtactttcgaaatatgcagaaattgtgttttttttttttatctttttctaaACAACCTTTAgtcccgtatttttaattaaacaaaaacgcttactataaataaaatataatccgaataaaataagcaacatatcaacataaaatactaatattata
The Vicia villosa cultivar HV-30 ecotype Madison, WI linkage group LG6, Vvil1.0, whole genome shotgun sequence genome window above contains:
- the LOC131610608 gene encoding NADPH-dependent aldehyde reductase 1, chloroplastic-like, producing MATNKKFTPQKQDTQPGKEHVMNPTPQFTSPDYKPANKLLGKVALVTGGDSGIGRAVCNLFALEGATVVFTFVKGHEEKDAKDTLAMIKRAKTADAKDPLAIPADLGFDEDCKIVVDEVIKAYGRIDILVNNAAEQYECGSVEEIDEPRLERVFRTNIFSYFFMTRHALKHMKEGSSIINTTSVNAYKGHPTLIDYTSTKGAIVAFTRALSLQLVSKGIRVNGVAPGPIWTPLIPASFKEEKTAEFGSDVPMKRAGQPIEVAPSFVFLASNQCSSYITGQVLHPNGGTVVNA
- the LOC131610607 gene encoding mevalonate kinase is translated as MEVKSRAPGKIILAGEHAVVHGSTAVASSIALYTYVSLRFSTPSSDNEESLKLVLKDVDLEFSWPISRIRKAFPDFVALSSSSPASCSVDSTKSIAALVEELSIPEAKIGLASGVSAFLWLYLSIQGFKPATVVISSELPLGAGLGSSAAFCVSLAAALLSVTDSVSVDVCQQGWQSFGEKELDLVNKWAFEGEKIIHGKPSGIDNTVSSYGNIISFKSGNLTRMKSNLPLKMLITNTKVGRNTKALVAGVSERMLRHPGAMAFVFSAVDSISKELTTVLQSPTPDHLTVTQIEEKVEELMEMNQGLLQSMGVSHATIETVLQTTLKYKLASKLTGAGGGGCVLTLLPTLLSTTIVDKVIAELESNGFQCFIARIGGNGVEISFEHSS